A genome region from Chlorobaculum tepidum TLS includes the following:
- a CDS encoding cell envelope integrity protein TolA, whose amino-acid sequence MQRRVELKLEQRRFYVWLGIAAAAHVAVVAAVVVLQLLYVRMHPPMKIVNVSLVQMPGLPGPAGGPKSPETPPAAIEKQAETPELASAKKVAEPPPQPVKKIAKPVAAVKKIPEKPPVKAPVKAPEPASKTQSAADERKKIAEPVAAVKKIPEKPPLKAPVKAPEPAPKTQSAADERKNLQEALERLKSKSASQKAETGKSAAPSNLSSTLANLQKKVASGGGGPARSGSGSGAGGGRYGTGGGGAFDSYKARIADIIQNNWSFSSQMVRSTSGMEVYVSLLILPDGSVNEIRYDRKSSSEYLNNSVKNALAKSMPFPSLPREYGAKGIWVGFVFTPEGVGR is encoded by the coding sequence ATGCAGCGCAGGGTTGAACTGAAACTTGAACAGCGGCGGTTTTACGTCTGGCTTGGTATTGCCGCGGCAGCGCATGTGGCCGTTGTTGCTGCTGTCGTTGTTCTTCAGCTGCTTTACGTCCGGATGCATCCGCCGATGAAGATCGTCAATGTTTCGTTGGTGCAGATGCCCGGACTTCCCGGTCCCGCTGGCGGGCCGAAAAGTCCCGAAACACCGCCAGCCGCCATTGAGAAGCAGGCGGAAACTCCCGAACTGGCGTCGGCAAAGAAGGTGGCAGAGCCACCTCCTCAACCAGTGAAAAAGATTGCCAAGCCTGTGGCGGCAGTCAAGAAGATTCCTGAAAAGCCTCCGGTCAAAGCTCCAGTAAAGGCTCCCGAGCCAGCGTCGAAGACGCAGAGCGCAGCGGATGAACGGAAAAAGATTGCCGAGCCTGTGGCGGCAGTCAAGAAGATTCCTGAAAAGCCTCCGCTCAAAGCTCCGGTAAAGGCTCCCGAGCCAGCGCCGAAGACGCAGAGTGCAGCGGATGAACGGAAGAATCTTCAGGAAGCTCTTGAACGGCTGAAGAGTAAATCGGCCAGCCAGAAAGCAGAAACGGGCAAATCTGCGGCTCCGAGCAATCTCAGCAGTACATTGGCCAATCTTCAGAAAAAAGTTGCGTCCGGCGGCGGTGGTCCTGCCAGATCCGGTTCCGGCTCAGGCGCTGGTGGTGGACGTTACGGCACTGGTGGCGGGGGAGCGTTCGATTCCTACAAGGCCAGAATTGCCGACATTATCCAGAACAACTGGTCTTTTTCAAGCCAGATGGTTCGGAGCACTTCGGGCATGGAGGTCTACGTTTCCCTGCTGATTCTGCCGGACGGATCGGTCAACGAGATTCGCTATGACCGTAAATCATCGAGCGAATACCTGAACAATTCCGTCAAAAACGCGCTTGCCAAATCGATGCCATTTCCCTCGCTTCCCAGGGAATACGGTGCCAAAGGGATCTGGGTAGGGTTTGTTTTCACTCCCGAAGGTGTCGGGCGCTGA
- the dnaK gene encoding molecular chaperone DnaK, whose amino-acid sequence MGKIIGIDLGTTNSCVAVMQGTQPTVIENSEGSRTTPSMVAFTKTGERLVGQAAKRQAVTNPKNTIFSIKRFMGRKYDEVPNEKKLASYDVVNEGGYAKVKIGDKTYSPQEISAMILQKMKQTAEDFLGEKVTEAVITVPAYFNDAQRQATKDAGKIAGLEVKRIINEPTAAALAYGLDKKKENEKVAVFDLGGGTFDISILELGGGVFEVKSTDGDTHLGGDDFDQVIINYLADEFKKQEGIDLRKDAIALQRLKEAAEKAKIELSSRTDTEINLPFITATQEGPKHLVINLTRAKFEAMSAALFDKLFEPCRRAIKNSKFDIKEIDEVVLVGGSTRIPKVQALVKEFFGKEPNKSVNPDEVVAIGAAIQGGVLQGDVTDVLLLDVTPLSLGIETLGGVMTKLIEANTTIPTRKQEIFSTAADNQTSVEVHVLQGERPMASDNKTLGRFHLSDIPPAPRGVPQIEVTFDIDANGILNVSAKDKATGKEQSIKIEASGKLTEAEIEKMKEDAKAHAAEDQKRKEEIELKNSADSLIFSTEKQLTELGDKLPADKKAAIESALEKLKEAHKSGRVDAIKPAMDELSKVWSDAASNLYGQPGAEPQPETNGHAGGSKGGDGAVNAEYEVIDGDDK is encoded by the coding sequence ATGGGTAAAATTATCGGAATCGACCTCGGCACCACCAACTCCTGCGTAGCGGTCATGCAGGGTACCCAGCCGACGGTCATAGAAAACTCTGAAGGCAGCCGCACGACTCCGTCGATGGTCGCTTTCACCAAAACGGGCGAAAGGCTCGTGGGCCAAGCTGCAAAGCGCCAGGCCGTTACCAACCCGAAAAACACCATTTTTTCGATCAAGCGCTTCATGGGCCGCAAATACGACGAAGTGCCGAACGAGAAAAAGCTTGCCTCGTACGACGTGGTCAATGAAGGTGGCTATGCCAAGGTGAAGATCGGCGACAAAACGTATTCTCCACAGGAGATCTCGGCCATGATCCTGCAGAAGATGAAGCAGACGGCAGAAGACTTCCTCGGAGAAAAGGTCACCGAAGCTGTTATTACCGTACCGGCATACTTCAACGACGCTCAGCGTCAGGCCACCAAGGACGCAGGCAAAATCGCGGGTCTCGAAGTCAAGCGCATCATCAACGAGCCGACCGCTGCAGCGCTGGCTTACGGCCTCGACAAGAAAAAGGAAAACGAGAAAGTGGCCGTCTTCGACCTTGGCGGCGGTACGTTTGACATCTCGATTCTCGAACTCGGCGGTGGCGTGTTCGAGGTGAAATCGACCGATGGTGACACCCACCTCGGCGGTGACGATTTCGACCAGGTGATCATCAACTATCTGGCCGACGAGTTTAAGAAACAGGAAGGCATCGACCTTCGCAAGGACGCTATCGCCCTCCAGCGCTTGAAAGAGGCTGCCGAAAAGGCCAAAATCGAACTGTCATCACGCACCGACACCGAGATCAACCTCCCCTTCATCACCGCGACCCAGGAAGGCCCGAAGCATCTCGTAATCAACCTTACCCGCGCCAAGTTCGAGGCGATGAGTGCGGCGTTGTTCGACAAGTTGTTCGAACCGTGCCGCCGCGCCATCAAAAACTCAAAGTTCGACATAAAGGAGATCGACGAGGTGGTGCTGGTTGGCGGCTCGACACGCATTCCGAAGGTACAGGCGCTCGTGAAGGAGTTCTTCGGCAAGGAGCCCAACAAGAGCGTGAACCCCGACGAGGTGGTTGCCATCGGTGCAGCGATTCAGGGTGGCGTGCTTCAGGGCGACGTCACCGACGTGCTCCTGCTCGACGTCACTCCGCTGTCGCTCGGTATCGAAACCCTCGGCGGCGTCATGACCAAGCTGATCGAAGCCAACACCACCATTCCGACCCGCAAGCAGGAGATCTTCTCCACCGCTGCAGACAACCAGACTTCGGTTGAGGTGCACGTGCTGCAGGGCGAGCGCCCGATGGCTAGCGACAACAAGACCCTCGGCAGGTTCCACCTCAGCGACATTCCGCCGGCACCGCGCGGCGTTCCGCAGATCGAGGTGACCTTCGACATCGACGCAAACGGCATCCTGAACGTGTCGGCCAAGGACAAGGCGACCGGCAAAGAGCAAAGCATCAAGATCGAGGCCAGCGGCAAGCTCACCGAGGCCGAGATCGAGAAAATGAAAGAGGACGCGAAAGCCCACGCCGCCGAAGACCAGAAGCGCAAGGAGGAGATCGAGCTGAAGAACTCTGCCGACTCGCTGATCTTCAGCACCGAAAAGCAGCTCACCGAGCTTGGAGACAAGCTTCCTGCGGACAAGAAGGCTGCCATCGAGAGCGCGCTCGAAAAACTGAAAGAGGCGCACAAGAGCGGCAGAGTTGATGCGATCAAACCCGCAATGGACGAGCTGAGCAAGGTCTGGAGCGATGCTGCTTCGAACCTTTACGGCCAGCCTGGCGCGGAACCGCAGCCCGAAACCAACGGCCACGCCGGAGGCAGCAAAGGCGGCGACGGAGCGGTCAACGCTGAATACGAAGTGATCGACGGCGACGACAAGTAA
- the tolR gene encoding protein TolR, producing MMTGQKTRLMSEINVTPFVDVMLVLLVIFMVTAPMMTSGMKVDVPQTTHERMDIDPKGLVVSVDASRKIMINNYQLDESQISERLPKILESMKAEEVYLKADKTLPYGFVMSVMAAIRDAGVEKVGMVTEPLVTDSQKR from the coding sequence ATGATGACCGGTCAGAAAACCAGGCTCATGAGCGAGATCAACGTGACGCCTTTCGTTGACGTCATGCTGGTGCTGCTCGTTATCTTCATGGTGACGGCTCCCATGATGACCAGCGGTATGAAGGTGGATGTTCCGCAGACGACGCATGAGCGGATGGATATCGATCCAAAAGGGCTTGTGGTGAGCGTCGATGCGTCGAGAAAGATCATGATCAACAATTATCAGCTCGACGAATCGCAGATATCCGAGCGCCTGCCGAAAATTCTCGAATCAATGAAGGCTGAAGAGGTCTATCTCAAGGCCGACAAGACACTGCCGTACGGTTTCGTTATGTCGGTCATGGCAGCGATCAGGGATGCCGGGGTGGAAAAGGTCGGCATGGTCACTGAACCGTTGGTGACTGATAGCCAGAAACGTTGA
- a CDS encoding Hsp20/alpha crystallin family protein: protein MLMKIAKDPMRLFDDIWSGSQMAVAPSFKVDISEDENAYHLDAELPGIAKEQIALNIEDDVLTIKAERTHKEEEKKKNYHRVERTYGSFSRSFNIGEIIDQEHIGATYDNGVLHVTLPKTQPAKKTKEIPIN, encoded by the coding sequence ATGTTGATGAAAATAGCGAAAGACCCAATGAGACTGTTCGATGATATCTGGAGCGGCAGCCAGATGGCTGTAGCTCCGTCATTCAAGGTCGATATTTCTGAAGACGAGAATGCCTACCATCTCGACGCCGAACTTCCGGGCATTGCAAAGGAACAGATCGCACTGAACATTGAGGATGACGTACTCACCATCAAGGCTGAACGCACGCACAAAGAGGAGGAGAAAAAGAAGAATTACCACAGGGTAGAAAGAACCTACGGCTCATTCTCGCGCAGTTTCAATATCGGCGAGATCATCGACCAGGAGCACATCGGCGCGACCTACGACAACGGCGTGCTGCACGTCACACTGCCGAAGACCCAGCCGGCAAAGAAAACCAAGGAAATTCCAATCAACTAA
- a CDS encoding anti-sigma factor family protein, whose amino-acid sequence MNCNKAMVLMSAAIDGELSAKEEEELAQHLAECPACRAEFQDAKKTKIIIKERIVRFKAPSTLIESITRLTTITS is encoded by the coding sequence ATGAACTGTAACAAAGCAATGGTGCTCATGAGCGCAGCTATTGACGGGGAACTTTCCGCGAAAGAAGAGGAAGAACTTGCCCAACACCTTGCTGAATGTCCTGCATGCCGGGCCGAGTTTCAGGATGCAAAAAAAACCAAAATCATTATCAAAGAACGTATCGTTCGGTTCAAGGCACCGTCAACCCTCATCGAGTCAATTACAAGGCTGACCACCATTACTTCCTGA
- the tolB gene encoding Tol-Pal system beta propeller repeat protein TolB has protein sequence MRSTRNSFACLCIMLFGMLFVPFTLRAEEVGEYIAIRKEGASRIAVVLDKTSADGGKQREWARSLDVTINKGLDFTGLFNLLPAPLNIRNGQNGGLNFASIASVGGDIYAGGSVTKRSGRPVLEMHVYDSSGKSLLARTYTGEESQLRAIGLRFCADLVELLTGKRSVFGTRIVFVANRTGNKEIYMCDFDGENVVQLTNSRSISLTPAVSPDGTYIAWTDYTSGKPNLYIKNIATGAKVSVNKHGVCISPAWRPGTNTLVTTLSYEGDQDLYLIRADGTVERRLTKGGGIDVSPTFSPDGSKMAFVSTRQGGPQIFIQDMNSGQVRRLTYSGIYNTQPSWSPNGDKILYSSMQKSGEINIFSINVDGSGLLQLTSGSGNNEHPSWSPDGSMIVFSSTRDGRRRLYVMNADGSNQRPLLNMQGEQQQPSWSVSK, from the coding sequence ATGAGAAGCACCAGAAATTCATTCGCCTGTCTCTGCATCATGCTGTTCGGTATGCTCTTCGTGCCATTCACGCTCAGAGCTGAAGAGGTTGGTGAATACATTGCTATCCGTAAAGAGGGTGCCAGCAGGATTGCGGTCGTCCTTGACAAAACATCTGCCGACGGTGGCAAGCAGAGGGAGTGGGCCAGAAGTCTTGATGTTACTATCAATAAGGGACTCGATTTCACCGGTCTGTTCAATCTGCTGCCGGCCCCTCTGAATATCAGGAATGGTCAGAATGGCGGGCTGAATTTTGCCTCCATTGCATCTGTTGGCGGCGATATTTACGCGGGCGGTTCTGTGACAAAGAGGTCGGGACGACCTGTTCTCGAAATGCATGTTTATGATTCATCCGGCAAGTCGCTGCTCGCTCGTACCTATACTGGGGAAGAGTCCCAGCTCCGGGCGATCGGCTTGCGTTTCTGTGCCGATCTTGTCGAGTTGCTTACTGGCAAACGCTCCGTTTTCGGCACCAGAATCGTTTTTGTCGCCAACCGCACCGGGAACAAAGAGATTTACATGTGTGATTTCGACGGAGAGAATGTCGTGCAGCTCACCAATTCGAGGTCAATCTCTCTTACGCCCGCAGTTTCGCCAGATGGTACTTACATCGCATGGACGGATTATACGAGCGGTAAGCCTAATCTCTATATCAAGAATATCGCCACTGGCGCGAAAGTTTCGGTCAACAAGCACGGGGTGTGCATCAGCCCGGCATGGCGTCCAGGCACGAACACGCTTGTGACAACACTCTCCTACGAGGGCGATCAGGACCTTTACCTCATCAGGGCCGATGGCACGGTCGAGCGCCGGTTGACCAAAGGCGGCGGCATCGATGTGTCTCCAACCTTTTCGCCAGACGGCTCGAAAATGGCGTTTGTCTCGACCCGGCAAGGTGGTCCACAGATTTTCATTCAGGATATGAATAGTGGCCAGGTTCGGCGACTGACCTACAGTGGCATCTACAATACCCAGCCCTCATGGTCACCAAACGGCGACAAAATCTTGTACTCTTCAATGCAAAAGAGTGGTGAAATCAATATATTTTCGATAAATGTCGACGGATCAGGTCTGCTTCAGCTGACCAGTGGTTCAGGCAATAATGAGCATCCGTCGTGGTCTCCTGATGGAAGCATGATTGTTTTTTCATCGACCCGGGATGGCAGAAGACGGCTCTACGTCATGAATGCTGACGGTTCGAATCAGCGCCCTTTGCTGAATATGCAAGGTGAGCAGCAGCAGCCATCATGGTCTGTAAGCAAGTAG
- the pscD gene encoding photosystem P840 reaction center protein PscD, whose translation MQPQLSRPQTASNQVRKAVSGPWSGNAVHKAEKYFITSAKRDRDGKLQIELVPASGRRKLSPTPEMIRRLIDGEIEIYILTTQPDIAIDMNKEIIDMENRYVIDFDKRGVKWTMREIPVFYHEGKGLCVELHNKIYTLDQFFK comes from the coding sequence ATGCAACCTCAGCTCAGCCGCCCACAAACCGCATCCAACCAGGTTCGCAAAGCTGTTTCCGGCCCATGGTCAGGAAATGCGGTACACAAAGCCGAAAAGTATTTCATTACATCAGCAAAACGCGATCGCGACGGCAAGCTTCAGATCGAGCTTGTTCCGGCTTCTGGCCGCCGCAAGCTGTCGCCAACCCCGGAGATGATCCGCCGGCTCATCGATGGCGAAATCGAGATTTACATCCTCACCACCCAGCCTGACATCGCCATCGACATGAACAAGGAGATCATCGACATGGAAAACCGCTATGTCATTGATTTTGACAAACGCGGCGTCAAGTGGACGATGCGGGAGATTCCTGTTTTCTACCACGAAGGCAAGGGGCTGTGCGTGGAGCTTCATAACAAGATTTACACCCTCGACCAGTTTTTCAAATAA
- the pal gene encoding peptidoglycan-associated lipoprotein Pal: protein MRRTLTGIIGAAMIILAGCSSKSAVSTDETSRAGYGSGMGGGTGAGAGVSVEDIGQGGKAGSIIGDIFFDFDSSALSSEAQEQLNQNAAWMQKNPTSAVIIEGHCDERGTDEYNIALGERRAEAARMYLVNLGVSGGRLSTVSYGEEKPFDPGHNEEAWAKNRRDHFVVK from the coding sequence ATGAGACGTACGTTAACAGGAATTATCGGTGCGGCCATGATCATTTTGGCAGGCTGTTCTTCAAAAAGTGCAGTATCAACAGATGAAACCTCCAGAGCCGGTTATGGATCGGGAATGGGAGGCGGAACTGGAGCAGGAGCAGGAGTGAGTGTGGAAGATATCGGCCAAGGGGGCAAGGCCGGTTCAATTATTGGTGATATTTTCTTCGATTTCGACAGTTCGGCACTAAGCTCCGAAGCACAGGAACAACTCAATCAGAATGCCGCCTGGATGCAGAAAAACCCTACTTCTGCCGTGATCATTGAGGGACATTGCGATGAGCGGGGGACCGATGAGTACAACATCGCGCTTGGTGAGCGTCGTGCTGAAGCAGCCAGAATGTATCTGGTTAACCTTGGAGTAAGCGGAGGCCGTCTTTCTACCGTCAGTTACGGCGAAGAAAAGCCGTTTGACCCCGGTCATAACGAAGAGGCTTGGGCAAAGAACAGAAGAGACCATTTTGTCGTGAAGTAA
- a CDS encoding DUF92 domain-containing protein produces MVNIQSPSPQDMPSFFLLLTLVGFFLVLGELLTRKFSVTPLVVRKVIHLCMGVVMFFIPSYFSSNFYPLAAAFLFAVVGLVSLKAGILQSLHGEPVVTQEGERVISYGPVLFPLVFFLQALFLWGEHVWILQISMLVLGIGDALAALVGTAAGGRHIENLTKSRKSIEGSMAMFISSLVILSVSIFVFRDAFTGGLVGQPIWKLLALALLLALLVTAVEALLSWGLDNLFIPLAIAYVLYVVDVNSMVTIDGLLLGGLFALFIAIFSIKVKFLNNSGATATFLLGTTIFGVGGMVWTVPMLTFYLLSSILSKLGHKRKAKFDLVFEKGSQRDAGQVYANGGVAWIMMVIYSLTGDPYIFFAYLGTLAAVQADTWATEIGTMWPNAKARLITTFKDVPVGTSGGVSIPGTLASFLGSLLICSSAVLMNVSWIDQVGIVTSLLVIGVSGLFASLVDSFFGATVQAQYYDPIRQKVTERTHSIASDGSRVANELLKGYDFVNNDLVNTLCAISGSAVAYLVVRNLVSLSL; encoded by the coding sequence ATGGTGAACATCCAGTCTCCCTCTCCGCAGGATATGCCCTCTTTTTTTCTTCTTTTGACTCTCGTCGGATTTTTTTTGGTGCTTGGTGAGCTGTTGACCAGAAAATTCAGTGTTACTCCGCTTGTCGTCCGGAAGGTGATTCACCTGTGCATGGGGGTCGTGATGTTTTTCATTCCATCGTACTTCAGCTCGAATTTTTATCCTCTCGCCGCCGCTTTTCTGTTTGCCGTTGTCGGACTGGTGAGCCTCAAGGCCGGGATTCTGCAATCGTTGCACGGCGAGCCGGTCGTAACGCAGGAGGGGGAGAGGGTCATCAGTTACGGGCCGGTGCTTTTTCCGTTGGTATTTTTCTTGCAGGCACTGTTTCTGTGGGGTGAGCATGTCTGGATTCTCCAAATCTCAATGCTGGTGCTGGGTATTGGCGATGCGCTGGCTGCACTGGTGGGGACGGCAGCCGGTGGACGGCATATCGAGAACCTCACCAAAAGCCGGAAGAGCATTGAGGGGTCGATGGCCATGTTCATTTCCAGCCTTGTCATTCTTTCTGTATCAATCTTTGTTTTCCGGGACGCCTTTACCGGGGGGCTCGTTGGACAGCCGATCTGGAAGCTGCTTGCCCTGGCATTGCTTCTGGCGCTGCTGGTCACGGCTGTTGAAGCGCTGCTTTCGTGGGGTCTCGACAATCTTTTCATCCCGCTTGCGATTGCCTATGTGCTTTATGTGGTCGATGTCAACAGTATGGTGACGATTGACGGCTTACTTCTTGGCGGGCTTTTTGCACTTTTCATTGCGATCTTTTCGATCAAGGTCAAGTTTCTCAACAACAGCGGCGCCACGGCGACTTTTCTGCTCGGAACGACCATTTTCGGCGTTGGCGGCATGGTCTGGACCGTGCCGATGCTGACCTTCTATCTGCTTTCCTCCATTCTCTCCAAGCTCGGTCACAAGCGGAAGGCGAAGTTCGACCTGGTGTTCGAGAAGGGATCCCAGCGCGATGCCGGTCAAGTGTACGCCAATGGCGGCGTGGCATGGATCATGATGGTGATCTACTCGCTGACCGGCGATCCCTACATTTTCTTTGCCTATCTCGGCACGCTCGCCGCCGTGCAGGCCGATACCTGGGCGACCGAAATCGGCACGATGTGGCCCAATGCCAAAGCGCGCCTCATTACCACCTTCAAGGATGTGCCGGTTGGAACCTCCGGTGGCGTCTCCATTCCCGGCACGTTGGCATCGTTTCTCGGTTCGCTGCTCATCTGTTCAAGCGCCGTTCTGATGAATGTGTCATGGATCGATCAGGTTGGCATCGTGACGTCGCTTCTGGTGATTGGCGTTTCCGGACTTTTCGCCAGCCTCGTGGACAGCTTTTTTGGCGCGACGGTGCAGGCTCAGTATTACGATCCCATCCGCCAGAAGGTGACGGAACGGACGCACAGCATCGCTTCCGACGGCAGTCGTGTCGCCAACGAACTGCTCAAGGGATATGATTTTGTAAACAATGATCTGGTCAATACATTGTGTGCAATATCGGGTTCCGCTGTCGCCTACCTGGTTGTCCGGAATCTGGTCTCTTTATCATTGTGA
- the ybgF gene encoding tol-pal system protein YbgF has translation MMKTRRLLLVPAIFLSACASQKDLSYVQGEVSQLKQESTVIKQQSAGSYSEMTQYREEIASLNGKIDELQYDYRTSKKRLDMEDSLLVRKVDDLENRIARIEQYLGIESTGKDKSLVPKVLPPPPSSSMSSNSSGSTSAQSKEEASAATGEALLSEGLIKMKRGDYAGARESFNAFMTGNPKSPKVADAQFFLAETYYNEKWYEKAILEYQTVIARYTKSPKRPAALYKQGLSFAKIGDEANAKARYKDVLNLYPQSPEAKLAQKNLDKK, from the coding sequence ATGATGAAAACCAGACGTCTTTTGTTGGTTCCTGCCATTTTTCTTTCTGCATGTGCATCGCAGAAAGATCTGAGCTATGTTCAGGGGGAGGTTTCGCAGCTCAAGCAGGAGTCAACGGTTATAAAACAGCAGTCTGCGGGTTCCTATTCCGAAATGACCCAGTACCGTGAAGAGATCGCTTCTCTTAATGGGAAAATCGATGAATTGCAATACGATTATCGGACTTCAAAGAAAAGGCTCGATATGGAGGATTCCCTGCTGGTCAGAAAGGTCGATGATCTTGAAAACCGGATTGCAAGGATAGAACAATATCTCGGGATTGAGAGTACCGGAAAAGACAAGTCTTTGGTGCCGAAGGTTTTGCCGCCACCACCGTCATCTTCAATGTCAAGCAATTCTTCTGGAAGTACATCGGCTCAGTCTAAAGAAGAGGCTTCGGCTGCAACTGGTGAGGCATTACTCAGCGAAGGGTTGATCAAAATGAAGAGGGGAGATTACGCTGGCGCTCGCGAGAGTTTCAATGCTTTTATGACCGGTAATCCCAAATCGCCGAAAGTTGCCGACGCCCAGTTCTTCTTGGCTGAGACTTATTACAACGAAAAGTGGTACGAGAAGGCCATCCTTGAATATCAGACCGTGATTGCCAGATATACAAAGAGTCCGAAACGGCCCGCTGCGCTGTACAAGCAGGGACTTTCATTCGCGAAAATCGGAGATGAGGCCAACGCAAAAGCGCGTTACAAGGATGTACTCAATCTTTATCCGCAATCTCCTGAGGCGAAACTCGCCCAAAAGAATCTCGATAAGAAGTAA
- the tolQ gene encoding protein TolQ, protein MLEHASGGIVSMIAGSGPVVVMVLLVLILFSIISWAIIAWKFGFVRKSMNESQDFLDSFFDLRNADKLFAASENYRNSSLARVFRAGYIEYSGMRDRATASNVKERIMLAVKREVNAESKRLTHMVPFLATVGNTAPFIGLFGTVWGIMSSFQNIGLMKSASLAAVAPGISEALVATATGLVAAIPAVMGYNYLAHQIGQIERDMEDFALDFVDSYLNQ, encoded by the coding sequence ATGCTTGAACATGCGAGTGGCGGAATCGTCTCGATGATTGCCGGCTCCGGTCCGGTGGTGGTGATGGTGCTGCTGGTGTTGATCCTTTTTTCAATCATTTCCTGGGCGATTATCGCCTGGAAGTTCGGGTTTGTCAGAAAGTCGATGAATGAGTCGCAGGATTTTCTGGACTCGTTTTTCGACTTGAGGAATGCAGACAAGCTGTTCGCAGCGAGCGAAAACTACCGGAACAGTTCCCTTGCGAGAGTATTCCGCGCCGGTTACATCGAGTATAGCGGGATGCGTGACCGCGCCACCGCATCAAATGTGAAGGAGCGCATCATGCTTGCCGTCAAACGCGAGGTCAACGCCGAAAGCAAGCGCCTGACTCACATGGTGCCGTTTCTGGCTACGGTTGGCAACACCGCCCCCTTCATCGGCCTGTTTGGCACTGTCTGGGGTATTATGAGCTCTTTCCAAAATATTGGTCTGATGAAATCGGCCTCGCTTGCGGCAGTTGCTCCGGGCATCTCGGAGGCACTCGTGGCCACGGCGACTGGTTTGGTTGCGGCGATTCCGGCCGTGATGGGTTACAACTATCTGGCCCATCAGATCGGTCAGATAGAGCGTGACATGGAAGATTTCGCTCTCGACTTCGTCGACTCATATCTCAATCAGTAA
- a CDS encoding C-GCAxxG-C-C family protein, translating into MHRKERALELFSNRCNCSQAVFAAFRQTKVLDEASALRLATMFGGGVAGSGGGMCGAVTGALMVLSMRYGMGGVEELVNRKKTYELGRQFIEEFEKRMGSARCESILGLCIGEPENLQKARELKLFETVCVSAVATASDILEEMLCAEG; encoded by the coding sequence ATGCACAGAAAAGAAAGAGCTCTGGAACTGTTCAGCAATCGATGCAATTGCAGCCAAGCGGTGTTTGCAGCTTTTCGGCAGACCAAGGTGCTGGACGAAGCGAGCGCGCTGAGGCTGGCGACGATGTTCGGCGGCGGCGTGGCCGGGTCGGGTGGCGGGATGTGCGGCGCGGTGACCGGGGCGCTGATGGTGCTGTCGATGCGCTACGGCATGGGCGGCGTCGAGGAGCTGGTGAACAGAAAGAAAACGTACGAGCTTGGTCGGCAATTTATTGAAGAGTTCGAAAAGCGCATGGGTTCAGCCCGTTGCGAATCGATTCTCGGTCTCTGCATCGGAGAGCCGGAAAACCTGCAAAAAGCGCGTGAGCTGAAGCTCTTTGAAACGGTGTGCGTCAGTGCCGTCGCCACGGCCTCGGACATTCTGGAGGAGATGCTTTGCGCTGAGGGGTGA
- a CDS encoding ArsR/SmtB family transcription factor: MSKSMTITEEEVKKWQFNMPDEMLDAVSNRFKLLSEPMRLKILRALCDREHTVQEIVKEVGASQANISKHLALMHDNGVVNRRKEGLKCYYRISDDSIVYACFLISKSVVENLQDRLSWIQKVNTNLTT, translated from the coding sequence ATGAGCAAATCGATGACGATTACAGAAGAGGAAGTAAAAAAATGGCAATTCAATATGCCGGACGAGATGCTCGACGCTGTATCAAACCGGTTCAAACTGCTTTCAGAGCCGATGCGGCTTAAAATTTTGCGAGCGCTCTGCGACCGGGAGCACACGGTTCAGGAGATCGTCAAGGAGGTCGGCGCAAGCCAGGCAAACATCTCCAAGCATCTGGCACTCATGCACGACAACGGTGTCGTCAACCGCCGCAAAGAGGGACTCAAGTGCTACTACCGGATTTCGGACGACAGCATCGTCTACGCCTGCTTTCTCATCTCGAAAAGCGTGGTTGAAAACCTTCAGGACCGTTTGAGCTGGATTCAGAAAGTGAACACCAACCTGACAACCTGA